The Humidesulfovibrio mexicanus genomic interval TCGGCGGTGACGGCCTTGGTGATGTCGCTGGTGGGGTCGTAGTAGTAGGTGATGCCCTGGGTCTTGGCCATGACCAGGGTGAAGCCGTTCTTGGCCGCGTAGTCGTTCACGGAGCCGTGCAGCACCTTGAGAATCTCGTTGAGTTTGAGGTTCTTCTCGCGGTTGGCCGCGTTCTGGAACATGCGCACGGCTTCGGAGAGTTCAAACTCCTTGCGGCGCAGCTCACGCTCCTTGTCCTGGCGGGCTTCCGGGGCCAGGGCGAAGGCCTGCTTCTGGAAGTCCTCCTGCATTTTGACGAAGTCTTTCTGTTGCTTCTCGATGCGCTCGCTGTCGGGCTTCATCTTGGCTTCAAACTGCTTGATGGCCTCCTGGCCGGGCTCGGAGGTGCGGATGACCTCCTCGGGGTCGAAGATGCCAACCTTGGCAGGACCGGCCGCGAAGGCGACGGACTGCATGAGCAGGAGAAAAAGAGCGGCTGCCAGGAACTTGCGCATGTGAATTACTCCTTCCAACGTGGTGTTGAAGCCGAATGCTTGGTTTCGCCGGGGGCGCTTCCGGTGGTGGTCTCCCATCCTAGAAGCTGCGCCCCATGTTGAACTCAACCTTGCTGTTGCTGCTGTCGTAGAGGTTGTCCAATCCGTAGCCGTACTCGATCTTGAGGGGGCCCATGGGCGAATACCACAGGATGCCCGCACCGACGCTCTTGTACAACCCAAACGAGGGAGATGCAATGCCGCCACGCTTGGGCGTGTCGAACCACGATTCGCCCTCTTTCCAGGTGTTGCCGGCGTCGAAGAAGCCTGTGCCGTAGATGCCCATCTTCTTGCTCAACGGGTAGGTGAGCTCGAAGTTCATGAACATTTCCTTGTCGCCGTACACGGCGCTGAAGCCGCCATCGGAGAGCGGGGTGATCTTGCGCTGCGAGTAGCCGCGCACGGTTCCGGAGCCGCCCAGGGCGAAACGTTCGCTCACGGGGATGGCCTCGTCGTTCCAGTTCTGGCCGACCCAGCCCACCTGACCGTGCCAGTGGAACACAAGGTCGCCGATCACGGGATGATACCAGCCGGAGTCGAAGATGCCCTTGACGAAATTGTCGCTGCCGGCCAAAAGCCCGCCGCCGTAACTCACAGTGACGCTGTTCACCGTGCCCTTGGAGGGCAAGGTGGTGGAACCGCCGTTGGTGGTGTCGCGTACGACGGTGGCCGAGGCCACGCTGGCCGTGTGCCGACCGAGGGAGTCGATGACCAGCTGCGAAGCGCTGGTGGTGTCCACGTCATAGATCTTGTAGCGCTCCAACCGGTAGTCCCAGATGACGCTGGTGTACTCGCCCAGGGGATAGGAGAAGGTCACCTTGCCGCCGAGGGAGTCTCGGTCGTAGGAGACGTAGTCTTCCTGGCGGTCGAAGAGCTGCAGGCCCACACCCAGGTTGCTGTCGTCCCAGCGGGGGTTCATGGCTGTGAAGGTGTACGCGGTTTTCTTGGAGCCCCACTGGCCGTTCAGGCTGGTGCTCCAGCCCTTGCCGAAGAGGTTGCCCTCCTCGATGGAGGCCGCGAAATACACGGAATCGTAGGTGGAGTAGCCCACGCCGCCGCCGATCTTGCCGGTGTCCTTGTCCTTGACCTTGACCTTGAGGTCCATTTCATCCGGGCTGCCCGTGGGCACGGGTTCGATGTCCACGCTGGAGAAGTAGCCCAGCTTGTCCAGGCGCTCGCTGGAGCGCTTGAGCTTGTCGCCGTTGAACTGATCGCCGTCGGCCAAGCGCATTTCACGCATGATGACGTTGTCGCGGGTCTTGGTGTTGCCCTCCACCAGCACGCGGCGGATGTGCACCCGCTGCAGCTTGCGCATGACGTAGATGATGTCCACCGTCTTTTCCTCGGGGTGGTCGTTCATGCGCACGTTGGCCTCGGCGTAGGCGTAGCCGAAGTTGTTGTAGTAGTCGGTCAGGGCCTTCAGGTCGTCGCGCACCATGGAGCGGTCGAGGTAGCCCTTGGTCTTGGCCACCTCGGCGGACTTGGTAAGGGCCACGAGCTTGGGCTCGTCGGCGATGAGGTCGCCCTCCACGCGCACGCTTTCCACCTTGAACCGGGGGCCCTCCTCCACGCGGAAGACGATGGTGATGCCGTCCTCGCCGATCTGCACGTCCGGGGCCGAAACCTTGGCGTCGATGAAGCCGCGGTTGTTGTAGTAGGCGGCCAGGGCCGCGCTGTCGCGCTCCAGCAACTCCTCTTTCAGAATGCCGCTCTGGGTGAACCAGGAGAGCAGCCCGCGCTCCTTGATGGCCAGCTCGTCCTTCAGATCGTCCTCGGAAAGCTGGCTCGCGCCTTCGATGATGATCTTCTGGATGAAGAGCTTCTTGCCTTCATCGATGACGAAGTTGAGCCTGGCCTGGCCCTGCCCGGCGGACTCGATCTCGTGGGTGACCTTGGCGTTGTAGAAGCCGTCCTTGCGGTACATCTCGCGGATGGCGGCGATGTCCTCGGACAGGACCTTGGGGTTCAGCACCGCGCCCTTCTTGGAGTTGGCGGCCTTGATGATGTCGTCGCTCTTGAGTTCCTTGGCGCCTTTGACGCCAATGGCCAGGATGCGCGGCTTCTCCACCACGCGGATGATGAGCTTCTTGCCGCCGGAGGCGTCGCGCAGAAGGGCCTTCACGTCGTCGAAGTAGCCCAGGTCGTACACCGTCTTCACGTCGGTGTTGATGGTCTTGAAGTCCACCGTGTCGCCCTTCTTGGTGGTCAGGCGCATGAGCACCACCTCGCGGTCGAGCGCGACGTTGCCCTCGACCTCGATGTCCACCACGCGGTCCAGGCCCATGAGGTCGCCCTTCATGCGGGCCACCAGCTCGTCCACGGCGGGCAAGAGATTGATGAGCCCGTCCTTGCTGACGGACACGGGCATGGGCTGCTTGAGGCCGAAGGGGTCCACCACGCGGATGTCCAGGGACAGGGTCTCGCCCAGCTGGCTGAAACTGCCGGTGATGGCGTACGCCGCGCCCGTGAGAAGCGCGCCCTCGCGGACGGTCTGGGGATCGCCGGGGGCAAGCCCCTTGGAGGCGAGCGCCCGTTCCAGCGATTCGCGCGGAATCACGGTGAAGCCCGCTTCGGAGAGGCGCTCGGAGAGCATGTCCTGCAGGCCCTGGCGAAGGTATTTCATGTCGTCGCCAGCGTTGATCTCGAACGGCAGCACCACCACCGAGACCTCCCGCGGGGAGGTGACGGCGGCCAGGAACTGCCGGGGCGCGGCGAACACCGCCACGGCCAGGGCCAACGCGGCCAGCGCAAAAAATCTCGTCTTTCTACCCCTGGGCATACAGCACTCCCAAACGCAGCTCCAGCCGCCGTCCCATGACCGCGGCCAGTTCTATGTTATGCGTTACGACCACGAAAGTCATCCCCAAGTCCCTGTTCAGGGAAACCAGGAGTTCGCCGATCATCCTGCCCGTCTTTTCGTCCAGGTTGCCGGTGGGCTCGTCGGCCAGAAGCGCCTTGGGCCGGAGCAGGATGGCCCTGGCGATGGCCGCCCGCTGGCGCTCGCCCCCGGAAAGCGTCGTCACCGGAAAATCCATACGTCCCTTCAAGCCCACCAACTCCAGGGACTCGCGCGCAAGCGCCAGCGACTCCTCCCTGCTCTTGCCCGCTATAAGCCCCGGCATGGCGACGTTCTCCAGGGTGGTGAACTCCGCCAGCAGGTGGTGGAACTGGAACACGAACCCTATGTCCCTGTTGCGCAGGGCGGCCTTGCGCCTGCCGTCCATCCCGTTGAGCGCCAGCCCGGAGAAGAAGATCTCTCCGCTGGTGGGCGCGTCCAAGGTGCCGAGCAGGTGCAGCAGCGTCGTCTTCCCCGATCCAGACGCTCCAAGGATGGCGATGGACTCTCCGGGCATGATGGAGAGGTCGATCCCGTCCAGCACCGTGAGGCGCTCCGCAGGTCCAGCAAATTCCTTGCCAACCTTGTTCAGCAGGTATAGCGGCTCTCTACTCATAGCGCAAGGCGTCCGAGGGCTTGAGGGTGGCCGCCCGCCGGGCCGGATACAGGGTGGAGAGGAAGCACAAAAGCAGCGCCGCCGCGCCGATGAGCGTCATGTCCAGCCATTCCAGCCTTACGGGCAGATAGTCCACGGGGTACACGTCGCTTGGCAGCTTGATGAACTGGTATTTTTTCAGCAGAAGCGCCACGGGAATGCCCAGGCCATAGCCCAGGGCCGTGCCCACCGCGCCGATGAAGCTGCCCTGGAACATGAAGATGCGGCGGATCATGCCCTCGTCCGCGCCCAGGCTCATCATCACGGCGATGTCCTTGGTCTTCTGCATCACCAGCATCACCAGCATGGTGACGATGCTGAAGGAGCCCACCAGCACGATCATGGCCAGAATGATGAACATGGCGGTCTTTTCCAGCTCAAGGGCGGCGAAAAGGTTGGCGTTCATCTCCTGCCAGTTGCGCACGTACACAGGGTACTCGTGCAGCTTGGCGCGCAGGGCTTCGCTCACTTCTCCGGCCTTGTACACGTCGGCCAGGCGAACCTCCAGGCCGGAAACGATGTCGTCCTTGAACCCCAGCAGGTTGCGCGCGGCCTCCACCGTGACGTAGCCCAGGGTGGCGTCGTACTCGAACATGCCCGTGCGGAAGATGCCCGCCACCCGGAACACGCGCACCTTGGGCGTGAAGCCCACGGAACTCTGCGTGCCCGTTGGCGAAAGCAGGTTCACGGTGCTCCCCAGGCCCAGGCCCAGGCGCTTGGCCATCTCCGCGCCCACCACCACGCCGGGCATGTCCGGATCGGCGTCCAAATCCTTGACGCTGCCCGCAACCATGTCCTTGCTGATGGACAGCACCTGCTCCGCGGTGCCGGGCTCGATGCCGCGCAGCACCACGCCCTTCACGCCGCCGCTGGCGGAAAGCATGACCTCGGAATACACGAAGGGCGTGACGCCGGTGACGCCGGGCACCTGACGGCACAGCTCGGCCATGTCCTTGTGGTCGCGAATGCCGCCGGAAAACGCGCTGACGATGACATGCGCGTTGACGCCCAGGATCTTGTCGCGCAGGTCCTTGGTGAAGCCGTTCATGACGCCGATGACCACGATGAGCGCGGCCACGCCCAGGGCCACGCCGCACACCGCGAACAGGGAGATGACGGCGATGAACGACTGCTTGCGCAGTGCGAAGATGTAGCGAAGCGCGATCAGCAGCTCGAAGTTCATGCGGGTCCGGTGGCCGGGCCGCCCCCGGACGAGGCCCCGCCGCCCGAGGTGGTCTCCGGGCGGAGCAGCGGGAACAGGATGACCTCCCGGATGGAGGGGGAATCGGTCAAAAGCATGACGAGGCGGTCGATGCCGACGCCTTGGCCAGCGGCGGGAGGCATCCCGTACTCAAGGGCGCGCACGTAGTCCTCGTCCATGAAGTGCGCCTCGTCGTCGCCGGCGGCCTTTTCCTTCACCTGCTCCTCGAAGCGGCCACGCTGATCCACGGGGTCGTTCAGCTCGGAAAAGGCGTTGGCCAGCTCGCGGCCCACCACGAACAGCTCGAAGCGGTCGGTGATGTCCGGATTCTCCTCGTTCCTGCGGGAGAGCGGCGAAATATCCGTGGGGTAATGATAGATGAAGTGCGGCTGGATGAGCTTGGGCTCCACGAAGATGTCGAAGAGCTTGGCCTGCAGCTTGCCCAGCTTTTCGCCCTTGATGACCTTCTCCCCGCTCTTGCGCACCAGCGCCGCGCACTTCTCGTAGTCGCCGTAGACCTCCGGGTCCACGCCGCCGATTTTCTCGATGGACTCGTGGAAGGTCATGCGCACCCACTTGCCAGGGGTGAGGTCGATGTCCTGCCCCTGGTACTGCACGACGGTCGAGCCGCACACCTCCCGCGCCACCCCGGCGATCATGTCCTCGGTGAGGTCCATGAGGTCGCGGAAGTCGGCGAAGGCCCAGTAGAACTCAAGCATCGTGAACTCCGGGTTGTGCCGGGTACTGATGCCCTCGTTGCGGAAATTGCGATTGATTTCGTAGACCTTCTCGAACCCGCCCACGAGCAGGCGCTTCAGGTACAGCTCCGGCGCAATGCGCATGTAGAGCTTCATGTCCAGCGCGTTGTGGTGGGTCTCAAACGGCTTGGCCGTGGCCCCGCCGGGGATGGGCTGCATCATGGGCGTCTCAACCTCAAGGAAGCCCTTGGAGTCGAGGTAGTTGCGGATGCCGCGCACGATCATGGTGCGCTTGCGGAAAATTTCGCTGGTCTTGGGCGTGACGATGAGGTCCACGTAGCGCTGACGGTAGCGCGTCTCCATGTCCTTCAGGCCGTGGTACTTCTCCGGCAGGGGGCGCATGGACTTGGTGACAAGCGACACGGACCGTGCGCGCAGGGTCAGCTCGCCGGTCTTGGTGCGGAACAGCTCGCCCTCCACGCCAAGAATGTCGCCCATGTCGAATTTCTTGAAGATCTGGTAGGCATCCGTGCCCAGGTCGTCGCGGGCCACGAACACCTGCATGGAGCCGGAGGCGTCCTGCAGATGGATGAAGGTCACCTTGCCGAAGGACCGCAGCGAAACCATGCGGCCCGCCACGCGAAAAGTTTTCCCAAGGGTGGCGAGGGCCTCCTCGTCAAGCCCGGAGTAAGCCTCCGGGATGTCGCCGATATGGGTGTCCTTGCGAAAGGTGTTCGGGTACAGGTGCAGGTCGGCGTCCAGAAGCGCGCAGGCCTTGTCGATGCGGGTTCGCAGGACATCGTTCATCTCGTCGCGCGCAGCCAATGCGTCCGCCAGGGGCTTGAAGCGCCCCGCGTGCGGAGACTGGGCGCGATGCTTTCCTGCGCCGCCGTCGTGTGCGTTTTCGGCCAAAACGGGTCTCTCCCCTAGAGGTGTGCGGGCTCTAAAAAATGTCTCAAACAAATCGACCGGGTTCGTCGTCTGCCTATGCCATAGCTCCCCGGCAGTCAAGGGCGGGAGATACTCCGGCGGCTGTGGGAAGTCAAAAGATATGACGCGGGGCGAAATTGGTCGCGCCTCCATTTTTTTCTCCAGATTCCGCTTGACCTGCGGAGCCACTTCGGCGTAAAGAGTCCTCCGCCGCTCAAGGCGGCCCTTCCCCGGTAGCTCAATCGGCAGAGCGGGTGGCTGTTAACCACTAGGTTCGCGGTTCAAGTCCGTGCCGGGGAGCCAGAAAGAACAAGGGTTCCAGACAAAACGTCTGGGGC includes:
- the bamA gene encoding outer membrane protein assembly factor BamA; this encodes MPRGRKTRFFALAALALAVAVFAAPRQFLAAVTSPREVSVVVLPFEINAGDDMKYLRQGLQDMLSERLSEAGFTVIPRESLERALASKGLAPGDPQTVREGALLTGAAYAITGSFSQLGETLSLDIRVVDPFGLKQPMPVSVSKDGLINLLPAVDELVARMKGDLMGLDRVVDIEVEGNVALDREVVLMRLTTKKGDTVDFKTINTDVKTVYDLGYFDDVKALLRDASGGKKLIIRVVEKPRILAIGVKGAKELKSDDIIKAANSKKGAVLNPKVLSEDIAAIREMYRKDGFYNAKVTHEIESAGQGQARLNFVIDEGKKLFIQKIIIEGASQLSEDDLKDELAIKERGLLSWFTQSGILKEELLERDSAALAAYYNNRGFIDAKVSAPDVQIGEDGITIVFRVEEGPRFKVESVRVEGDLIADEPKLVALTKSAEVAKTKGYLDRSMVRDDLKALTDYYNNFGYAYAEANVRMNDHPEEKTVDIIYVMRKLQRVHIRRVLVEGNTKTRDNVIMREMRLADGDQFNGDKLKRSSERLDKLGYFSSVDIEPVPTGSPDEMDLKVKVKDKDTGKIGGGVGYSTYDSVYFAASIEEGNLFGKGWSTSLNGQWGSKKTAYTFTAMNPRWDDSNLGVGLQLFDRQEDYVSYDRDSLGGKVTFSYPLGEYTSVIWDYRLERYKIYDVDTTSASQLVIDSLGRHTASVASATVVRDTTNGGSTTLPSKGTVNSVTVSYGGGLLAGSDNFVKGIFDSGWYHPVIGDLVFHWHGQVGWVGQNWNDEAIPVSERFALGGSGTVRGYSQRKITPLSDGGFSAVYGDKEMFMNFELTYPLSKKMGIYGTGFFDAGNTWKEGESWFDTPKRGGIASPSFGLYKSVGAGILWYSPMGPLKIEYGYGLDNLYDSSNSKVEFNMGRSF
- the lysS gene encoding lysine--tRNA ligase yields the protein MNDVLRTRIDKACALLDADLHLYPNTFRKDTHIGDIPEAYSGLDEEALATLGKTFRVAGRMVSLRSFGKVTFIHLQDASGSMQVFVARDDLGTDAYQIFKKFDMGDILGVEGELFRTKTGELTLRARSVSLVTKSMRPLPEKYHGLKDMETRYRQRYVDLIVTPKTSEIFRKRTMIVRGIRNYLDSKGFLEVETPMMQPIPGGATAKPFETHHNALDMKLYMRIAPELYLKRLLVGGFEKVYEINRNFRNEGISTRHNPEFTMLEFYWAFADFRDLMDLTEDMIAGVAREVCGSTVVQYQGQDIDLTPGKWVRMTFHESIEKIGGVDPEVYGDYEKCAALVRKSGEKVIKGEKLGKLQAKLFDIFVEPKLIQPHFIYHYPTDISPLSRRNEENPDITDRFELFVVGRELANAFSELNDPVDQRGRFEEQVKEKAAGDDEAHFMDEDYVRALEYGMPPAAGQGVGIDRLVMLLTDSPSIREVILFPLLRPETTSGGGASSGGGPATGPA
- a CDS encoding ABC transporter ATP-binding protein → MSREPLYLLNKVGKEFAGPAERLTVLDGIDLSIMPGESIAILGASGSGKTTLLHLLGTLDAPTSGEIFFSGLALNGMDGRRKAALRNRDIGFVFQFHHLLAEFTTLENVAMPGLIAGKSREESLALARESLELVGLKGRMDFPVTTLSGGERQRAAIARAILLRPKALLADEPTGNLDEKTGRMIGELLVSLNRDLGMTFVVVTHNIELAAVMGRRLELRLGVLYAQG
- a CDS encoding OmpH family outer membrane protein, whose translation is MRKFLAAALFLLLMQSVAFAAGPAKVGIFDPEEVIRTSEPGQEAIKQFEAKMKPDSERIEKQQKDFVKMQEDFQKQAFALAPEARQDKERELRRKEFELSEAVRMFQNAANREKNLKLNEILKVLHGSVNDYAAKNGFTLVMAKTQGITYYYDPTSDITKAVTAELNKAWKSRKK
- a CDS encoding lipoprotein-releasing ABC transporter permease subunit; its protein translation is MNFELLIALRYIFALRKQSFIAVISLFAVCGVALGVAALIVVIGVMNGFTKDLRDKILGVNAHVIVSAFSGGIRDHKDMAELCRQVPGVTGVTPFVYSEVMLSASGGVKGVVLRGIEPGTAEQVLSISKDMVAGSVKDLDADPDMPGVVVGAEMAKRLGLGLGSTVNLLSPTGTQSSVGFTPKVRVFRVAGIFRTGMFEYDATLGYVTVEAARNLLGFKDDIVSGLEVRLADVYKAGEVSEALRAKLHEYPVYVRNWQEMNANLFAALELEKTAMFIILAMIVLVGSFSIVTMLVMLVMQKTKDIAVMMSLGADEGMIRRIFMFQGSFIGAVGTALGYGLGIPVALLLKKYQFIKLPSDVYPVDYLPVRLEWLDMTLIGAAALLLCFLSTLYPARRAATLKPSDALRYE